The following DNA comes from Verrucomicrobiia bacterium.
TTAAATTAACCTTATGAAAGCATTGTTTTTTTTCGGCACGCTGTTAATCGGGTTATTGCGTTGGGAGTTTGTGGTAAAGGCAGTGGAGCAGAAAAAAATTCAAGAGATTCAAATCAAAGAATTTGATCCAAAACTCATTCGCGTGGAAATTAAAAATTTGCCTAATCCTTATGCCACGGAGAGTGCCTCACAATCACCGCGTGTGGTGGATATTCCGAAAGATCCCATTTTGGAGGTTCCGAAAGGGTTTAAAGTAAATGTATTTGCGGAAAATTTGGATGAGCCGCGTTGGCTGGCATTGACGCCTTCGGGTGATGTGTTAGTGACAGAGACGCGTAAGAATCGTATTTTATTATTGAGGGACACGAATAAGGATGGGGTGATGGATGAGTCGGAAGTTTTTGCGGATGAAAAGAATGGATTGAATATTCCATTTGGGATGGCATTTACGGACGATGCTTTTTATGTTGGAAATTCCGACGCAGTGTTGCAATGGCCGTTTAAAAAAGGGCAAAATCGGATGGAGGGCAAAGGAGAGAAAATTGCGAGTTTGCCAGGAGGAGGTTACCGTCAGCATTGGACGCGCAATGTGCGTGTGAGTCCGGATGGGAAACGTTTGTTTGTGACGATTGGATCAAAAAGTAATGCGGATGTGGAGCCATTGCCACGCGCTTCGGTGCAGGTGATGGATTTGGATGGGTCCAATCAAGAAACGTTTGCCTATGGGTTAAGAAATCCGGTGGGCTTGGATTTTCATCCTATAACGCATGAAGTTTATGTGACGGTGAATGAGCGAGATGAATTGGGAAATGAGTTAGTGCCTGATTTTTTTACGCGTGTCAAAGAAGGGGAATTTTACGGATGGCCGTATGCTTATTTGAGGCCGGAACTTTTGGATCCGCGTCATACGAGAAACGGGAAGAGTTCTCAGTCTGATTTAGTTAAGGAAACAAAAACACCGGATGTTTTGTTTGAGGCGCATTCAGCTGCTTTGGGCTTGGCTTTTTATTCGGGAGAAGCATTTCCGGA
Coding sequences within:
- a CDS encoding sorbosone dehydrogenase family protein; translation: MKALFFFGTLLIGLLRWEFVVKAVEQKKIQEIQIKEFDPKLIRVEIKNLPNPYATESASQSPRVVDIPKDPILEVPKGFKVNVFAENLDEPRWLALTPSGDVLVTETRKNRILLLRDTNKDGVMDESEVFADEKNGLNIPFGMAFTDDAFYVGNSDAVLQWPFKKGQNRMEGKGEKIASLPGGGYRQHWTRNVRVSPDGKRLFVTIGSKSNADVEPLPRASVQVMDLDGSNQETFAYGLRNPVGLDFHPITHEVYVTVNERDELGNELVPDFFTRVKEGEFYGWPYAYLRPELLDPRHTRNGKSSQSDLVKETKTPDVLFEAHSAALGLAFYSGEAFPEKYRNGAFVAFRGSWNRSRGTGYKIVFVPFGKDNRPLGYYEDFVRGFLIDPSIPKTWGRPVGALVLPDGSLIFTEEPNGRIYRVRYES